The following nucleotide sequence is from Mycobacterium sp. Z3061.
CCCGGTACACCGCCAGCAGCCGGGCGTGCTCGCCGCCCAGGATCTCATCCCATTTCAGCTTGGAACGCTCAAACGTCTGCGGGTCCTGCGGGTCCGGGATCTCGTCGGCGTCCCAGCCGTGCTCGGCGAATTCGGCTTTGCGCCCATCCCGGGTGGCCTGGGCCAGCTCGGGTTCTGGGTGCGAACTGAAGAACTGGAACGGGGTGGATGCCCCCCATTCCTCGCCCATGAAAAGCATTGCCGTGTAGGGAGATCCGATCACCAGTGCGGCTTTCACCGCCAACTGACCCGGGGTCAGGTTCTGCGATGGACGGTCCCCGAGTGCGCGATTGCCGACCTGGTCGTGCGTGCACGTGTAGGCCAGCAACCTGGTCGCCGGAATCCCGGTTTCCTCGGTGGTGTCCAGCGGGCGCCCGTGTCTGCGCCGCCGGAACGACGAATAGGTGCCGGCGTGGAAGAAGCCGTGCCGCAACGTCTGAGCCAGCGTGCCCACGGAGCCGAAGTCGCCGTAATAGCCCTGCCGCTCGCCTGACACCGCGGTGTGGATCGCGTGATGGATGTCGTCGGCCCACTGCGCGGTGAGGCCGTAACCGCCGCGGTCCCGCGGGGTGATCAGGCGGGGATCGTTGAGGTCACTTTCGGCGATCAGAGCCAGCGGACGGCCCAACTGCCTTGACAACCAATCTGTTTCGGTGGCGAGTTCCTCGAGCAGGTGTACCGCGGTGAGGTCCACCAGCGCGTGCACCGCGTCCAGGCGCAGGCCGTCGGCGTGGAAGTCGCGCATCCAGCGCAAGGCGCATCCGATGATGTAGCGGCGCACCTCGTCGGAGTCTGCGTCGGCGATGTTGATGCCTTCGCCCCATGGGTTGCTGGCCGAGGACAGATACGGCGCGAATTTCGGCAGATAGTTGCCGGACGGGCCGAGGTGGTTGAACACCGCGTCGATCAGCACCCCCAGACCGCGGGCGTGGCAGGAGTCGACCAGCCTGACCAGCCCGTCGGGACCGCCGTAGGGCTCGTGCACGCTGTACCACAGGACGCCGTCGTAGCCCCAGCCGTAGGTGCCGGCAAAGGAGTTCACCGGCATCAACTCGACGAAGTCGACGCCGAGATCCACCAGGTAGTCCAGTTTTTCGATGGCGGAGTCGAAAGTGCCCTCGGCTGTGAAGGTGCCGACGTGCAGTTCGTAGATGACCGCGCCCTCGACGGACCGTCCGGCCCAGTCGCCATCGGTCCAGGCCGCTGCCGATGGGTCCCAGAGCTGGGAGCGTTCGTGCACGCCGTCGGGCTGTCGGGGGGACCGCGGGTCGGGCAGCACGGTGGAGTCGTCGTCGAGCAGGAAGCCGTAGCGGGCATCCGCCGGTGCGTCGACATCGGCGTGCCACCAGCCGTCGTCGGAGCGGATCATGGCGTGCACCGCCCCGTCGACATCAAGCCGCACCAGCCCGGGTTTCGGTGCCCACACTTTGAATTCAGTCATCAAGACGCTCCAGCAGCACCACGGGCAACTCTCCGAACAGTTGGGCGGCCGACGTCGGCCCGCTGGCCATGGCGCCGGTCAACCGGTCGGTCCACGACCCTTCCGGCAACGGCAACACGGTGTCACCCCAGCCGGTGTCGGCAAGCGCTACCGTCCAGCGGGTCACCGCCACCAGGATGCCGGGACCGCGGCGGAACGCCACGATGTGGTCGGCGGCCTGACCGGCGGCGAGCACCGGCAGGTAGTCGCCGTGCAGGAAGCAGTCCGGCCGCGAGCGCCGCAGTCGAAGCGCCGTGGTGACCACCCGAATCTTGGGGTGCTGCAGGTCTTTCACCGCGCTGCGCCGGCTCGCATAGTCGACCTCGCGGCGGTTGTCCGGGTCGACCAGGCTGTCGTCCCACAACTCGGTGCCCTGGTACACGTCGGGGATGCCCGGCACGGTCAGAGCCAGCAGCTTCTGGCCCAGCGCGTCGCTGGCAGCGTGCGGGTTGAGCTGGCCGACGAGTTTGGTGAGTTCACCGGCCACCGGCCCATCCAGCACTTTGTCCAGCCAGCCGCGCACGGCGTCTTCGAACTCCTGGTCCGGGTCGTTCCACGACGTGTGCCAGGCGGCCTCCCGGATCGCCTTCTCGGCGTAGGAATGCAGCCGGTCGCGCAACTCCCCAGTGACCTCGCCGCTCACCGGCCAGACGCCGAAAACGTTCTGCCACAGGAACTGTCCGGTCGCGGGATCGGGGGAGGGGGCATGGTTCTCCCACCTGCCGACGAATTCCGCCCACAGCGACGGCACCTGCGACAGCACTCCGATCCGGGCGCGCACGTCCTCGCCGCGCTTGGTGTCGTGTGTGGTCAGCGTCGTCATGGCGGCCGGCCACAGCCGGGCCCGGGTGGCCGAACTCTGGTGGAACTCGGCGGCCCCGACGCCGAACCGGTGCGGCTCACCACCGACCTCGTTGAGCGACACCAGGCGGGCGTCGCGGTAGAACAGGCAGTCTTCGACCGCCTTGGCGGTCACCGCGCCGCACAGTTGCTGCAGGCGGGTTGCGGGCTCACCGCCGTGGGCCAGCGCCGCGGCCACCACGGCCAGCGCGGGTCCCAATTCCGGTTGCGCCGCCTGGGTTTTCGCCAGTGCGGTGGACAGGATCGCCGACAGTGACTGGTAGTCGCTGCGGTAGACGTCGATGTGCGTCAGCAGTGCGGCCACCGCGTCGGGCAACTGCGGATCATCGGCACCCGCGGTCGCTACGATGCTGCGCCGCAACCGGGCCAACTCGCTGCCCAGGGTGTCGGTCGCGGCGCGAATCTTGAGCTGCGCCAACATATCCGGCATCGCGCCGTAGTCCACGCCCGCGGACTCCACGAGTTCGGTGAGCGCGGCTTCGCCCCTCGGGTCGATG
It contains:
- the treZ gene encoding malto-oligosyltrehalose trehalohydrolase, yielding MTEFKVWAPKPGLVRLDVDGAVHAMIRSDDGWWHADVDAPADARYGFLLDDDSTVLPDPRSPRQPDGVHERSQLWDPSAAAWTDGDWAGRSVEGAVIYELHVGTFTAEGTFDSAIEKLDYLVDLGVDFVELMPVNSFAGTYGWGYDGVLWYSVHEPYGGPDGLVRLVDSCHARGLGVLIDAVFNHLGPSGNYLPKFAPYLSSASNPWGEGINIADADSDEVRRYIIGCALRWMRDFHADGLRLDAVHALVDLTAVHLLEELATETDWLSRQLGRPLALIAESDLNDPRLITPRDRGGYGLTAQWADDIHHAIHTAVSGERQGYYGDFGSVGTLAQTLRHGFFHAGTYSSFRRRRHGRPLDTTEETGIPATRLLAYTCTHDQVGNRALGDRPSQNLTPGQLAVKAALVIGSPYTAMLFMGEEWGASTPFQFFSSHPEPELAQATRDGRKAEFAEHGWDADEIPDPQDPQTFERSKLKWDEILGGEHARLLAVYRELIELRHNEPDFTDPWLDHLVVDYDEDQRWIVLRRGSLAIACNLGADAVSVPITGELVLAWDGPELGKESTRVPVHSFAILRVARADAKAP
- the treY gene encoding malto-oligosyltrehalose synthase, with the protein product MPFPVSATYRLQLRGASSGFAFTLGDAENLLDYLDELGVSHVYLSPVLTAVGGSSHGYDVTDPTTVSSDLGGPEGLARLSAAARARGMGVVIDVVPNHVGIDQPQQNAWWWDVLRHGRDSEYASFFDIDWTLDDAGRIVLPLLGSDDDAADLTVDGDLLRLGDLALPIAPGTGDGTGPEVHERQHYRLVGWRNGVVGYRRFFSITSLAGLRQEDRSVFDASHAEVARWFSESIVDGVRIDHPDGLADPASYLIWLRELAGPDAWIVIEKILAVDEALEPTLPVAGTTGYDVLREVGGLFIDPRGEAALTELVESAGVDYGAMPDMLAQLKIRAATDTLGSELARLRRSIVATAGADDPQLPDAVAALLTHIDVYRSDYQSLSAILSTALAKTQAAQPELGPALAVVAAALAHGGEPATRLQQLCGAVTAKAVEDCLFYRDARLVSLNEVGGEPHRFGVGAAEFHQSSATRARLWPAAMTTLTTHDTKRGEDVRARIGVLSQVPSLWAEFVGRWENHAPSPDPATGQFLWQNVFGVWPVSGEVTGELRDRLHSYAEKAIREAAWHTSWNDPDQEFEDAVRGWLDKVLDGPVAGELTKLVGQLNPHAASDALGQKLLALTVPGIPDVYQGTELWDDSLVDPDNRREVDYASRRSAVKDLQHPKIRVVTTALRLRRSRPDCFLHGDYLPVLAAGQAADHIVAFRRGPGILVAVTRWTVALADTGWGDTVLPLPEGSWTDRLTGAMASGPTSAAQLFGELPVVLLERLDD